In the Arachis stenosperma cultivar V10309 chromosome 8, arast.V10309.gnm1.PFL2, whole genome shotgun sequence genome, CGTGCTATCTCTAGCTACCTAAGGATTGTTTCCTCTGGAGCTTCAACTGTCGCCCGCTCGGCTGCATCGGTTGCTTCATCAATTGTTGATAGGGATGATGATGCTGACCATGATCAGGTATGTGTTGGAAGAGTTCTCTAGATTTTGAGGATAGTTGCTAGACTGGTCATGGTAATTAATTTATGATGAGTCTAGATTTTGATGATGTTAATTGGTTTGCATTTATTGGTTTCCCTTTATGGTATCACCGAATTGATATATCCAAGAATTAATGCATTTGTATGTAACTTGTGTCTGAatatattgatttttaattgtaCCAATTTTGTCAATCTGGCACAACAGTGGGTGGAGGGAGCATTTAAGTGTTATAAATTGTTAAGTGATTGTGTCAAAAGCTGATTACAGATTGCAGTGAAGAGTTCAATTTCATCAGGTTTAAAAGGATGGATATTTGGTTAGAACTTAGAAACCCAATTGCATATTTGAATGTAGTTGCTTTACTCTGTTGGCACTTCAGTTCCTTTTAATTAGTAATTTAGCTTTTTAGTACTGTTTTGTGCTTGAATAAGGAGCTATGGCATATTTTTAAAGAGAGTTTGTAGTATGTTGTGTGCAACTGCAACTCTTCATTTTGGGCCTGTCCAGGGTGAAGATTTTATTCTGTGGAAATTAGGCTCactagtgcacttgctgatgAAGTTTTGCTGTTGCTATTTTATGAAGTTGTGGGTGAACACGTGCCTTGTTTATTCGTTGTGTTTAGTCTGCAATGATACTTTGTAGGATAGAATTTTGAACATCTTGATGCAGGGACTATTTAAGAGAATAGTGCAACGGGTTTTTGCAATTTGGATAGTCAGTTATCTTAATTTTAAGGCATCCTTTGTGGTTGTTCAGCTTGCCTGTTTTTGTTGAACTTTGACCTTGCATGATCACACTAGAACTAAAGATCTTTCgagatttgaaattttttgtAGCTCACCAATTTTTTGTACCTCATTCGGAATATCCATATTAATCTTCTTAAACGAACTTAATGTGTCATGATAATGGATTCTGAATTTTACTGATTTACCTAACTCCTTTTCTTTATATTGGGTTGGTTTAGTTAAACTGAATGTAATATGTCGTTGATGTCTTGCATACATATGGTACAATAAAATTACATTCAGATGTTTTTAATTATAAAGTAAGTTTTGCAATTGCCAATCAAGTTAACTTAGCTATTGGAATAGTCAAGCTGTTTGATGAATTTCGTTTGGACTAGTGGATTAGTTGTTGGAAAGGGAATGTAAATTTTAATGGTTTGATCCATCAAGATTCAAGTGAGTGTCTAGAGAACTGCTATCCTTAATTACATCAAAATAATGTTCTTGATGTAACACTTTCTCAGCACAGCTGGATCTGATTTCTTGATGTGACATCAATAATGTTTATTCCTTTCTTATTAGTGGACAATAATTGATTATTCTATCCTTTCACATTTCCAATCTATTACTAGCAGTGATGTCTGATTTCAATTCTAAATTCGCATAGGTAATCTGGGCGGGATTTGACAAGTTGGAGAGCAAGGGTGGAATCTTGCAGCAGGTACTTCTTCTAGGCTATCGTTCTGGCTTCCAGGTTTGGCATGTTGATGAATCAAACAATGTACGTGACGTGGTTTCCAGACATGATGGTCCTGTTTCTTTTATGCAAATGGTTCCAAATCCAATTGCATCAAAGAGATCAGAAGACAAGTTTGCAAATAGCCGCCCACTGCTGGTAGTTTGTACCGATGGATTCTTTGCCAGTGGTACCAATGTTCAGGATGGGTCAAATGCCCCTTACAATGGGGGCACTTCGAACTCACATGACCAAATGAATGGCAACTATCTGCCAACCACTGTTCAGTTTTATTCTATGAAATCCCATGCTTATGTCCATGTACTGAAATTTAGATCAGTTGTCTATTCGGTGAGGTGCAGTTCTCGAGTAATTGCTGTAGCTCAATCCACTCAGGTAtactttctcttttatttttgtttatcaaTCGCCTTCAATACCTGCTTTCTTGAAATAACTAATGGAGTCATTGTTTCACAGATACACTGTTTTGATGCTACATCTTTAGAAAGGGAATATACGTTACTTACCAATCCTATAGTCATGAGCTGTCCCGGTTCTGGTAGCATAGGCTACGGACCACTTGCAGTGGGTCCAAGATGGCTAGCATATAGTGGAAGCCCGGTTGTAGTCTCTGCCTCTGGGCATGTCAGCCCACAACAGCTGACACATTCTTCAAGCCTTCCTGGTTATTCTTCAAACGGGAGCTTAATTGCGCACTATGCCAGAGAGTCCAGCAAGCAGCTTGCTTCAGGAATTGTGACCCTTGGAGATATTGGGTACAAGAAACTTTCCAGATACTACTCTGATAACAATGGTTCATTACAATCTGTAAATTCTGGCCCAAAGGGCAATGGAATCATTAATGGCCATTCAACAGATGCCGATAACATTGGAATGGTGAATATCATTGTTCTTGATCTTGTCTTTACTCGTATATCATCATGTTCCATGTATTGGTCTGTGCTTTGCTAGCCTATGACTGTACCTTAAAGtatattgttattgaaaccgtATCTGGTGTCTTCAGAAGTCTATTGCAACTTTGCTAGTGCTTTTGAGGCTTACATGTTACTTTACCTAGGGTGGAAGCATCATTAATTTTTGTCTTTGCAGCTCCATTGCTATATACTAAGGATACCTTTGTTATTTTTTCCTTTCAGGTCATTGTTAGAgatattgttacaaaaaacgTCATCACCCAATTCCGGGCCCACAAGAGTCCCATTTCTGCTCTATGTTTTGATCCTAGTGGCACCATATTAGTGACTGCTTCAGTCCAGGGGCATAATATCAATGTTTTTAAGATAGTTCCCAGACATGAAAATTCATCAGTATCTGACGCTGGTCTTTCCTATGTTCATCTATACAGGCTACAACGTGGCTTCACAAATGCGGTTAGTGCATTTTTGTTCCCACTTGCCCTTGGGTTTAAATCATAATCACTCTTCTTTTCATAATCACTCTCTTTGTGGTGGCTTTTTCAGGTTATACAAGACATCAGTTTTAGCAATGATAGCAAGTGGATTATGATTAGTTCCTCAAGGGGCACTAGCCATCTATTTGCCATAAATCCTCAAGGAGGATATGTAGATATTCAATCTTATGATGATAATCCTATGCCAAAAAATAATGGAATGGGAGTTATGACTAATCAAGCAATGCGCAGGTCGCATAGTTCAGTAGTGCCTCAGCAGCAGAGCCTTATCGCCTCTGGGCCTCCAATCACACTTTCTGTAGTAAGCAGAATTAGGAATGGAGCTAATGGCTGGAGAGGAGCGGTAAGTGGTGCTGCCGCAGCTGCAGCTGGGAGGAAGAGTTTGCTCTCTGGTGCTATTGCTTCATCTTTCCGTAATGCCTTATATGTTGACGGGAACCATTCCAAGGCAAAGAATCATCTTTTGGTCTTTTCACCTACTGGGTCCATGATACAATATGCTTTGCGGACAATAAATGGTCAAGATTCGACCATTGTTTCGGGAATAACCCCGGCTTATGAATCCATTCCGCAAACTGAGGCAAGATTAGTAGTGGAAGCTATCCACAAGTGGAATATATGTCAGAGACATAGTCGGAGAGAAGATAATGTTGACATATATGGCGAGAGTGGAATTTCTGATAGCAACAAAATATATCCTGAGGAAGTGAAGGCGGACAACCTCGTCAGCCCTAAAGTCAAGAATGGGGTCAAGAAAATGAATCTCTCTCTTGAGGAACAGCATCATTTGTATATTTCAGAAGCTGAATTGCAAATGCATCCTGCTCAGAGACCATTGTGGGCAAACCCAGAGGTATATCATCTTAATTTGGACTGATTTTAAGGTTTGATTTTGCCTTTTGCtttaacatttaaaattttaaatgcaTAATCCTGTTTGTCAACCAGATATATTTTCATTCAATATCAAAAGAATCTGCCATAATGAATGAAGCAGCATCTTCAGGAGGCGAATTTGAGATCGAAAAGCTTCCAAGTCGCATGATTGAATCTAGGTCGAAAGACTTGATTCCAATTTTTGACTATATACAGACCCCGAGAGTGCAACAAACAAGGTTTgatgacaaattaatttaataattagttTAGATAGGTCAAAAGCTTTAGGTATTAAATGTCGGTGTGCTGCTTATTGTTATACTTAACTGGCATATCGTTACCCGAATTTGTACGAAAATTAATGCTTTCTGTTAAGTAGTCTAGTTTGATGAAGGAATTTCACTGGCTTGATTCTTGATGGATAACTAAAATTATGGCCGTCTTGTAGGACTACTGCTACAGATAACAAGACTAATGAACAACTGTCACGTCAAACTTCATCACTGTCTAATAATGGCAGGATTTCACCCGGTGCTGTTTTGGGATCTCCTGAATATGTTACCGATTCTGTTGGCGATGTTGCTGAATTTAAAAGCGAGTCTGAAGGAACCGAGTGGGATGCTCATTTTGCGCTGCCTGAAATGGGGGGCTTTGTAAATAGCAATGACACTGTCAAACCAAATACTCAGCATGAGATTGTAAATAATATAAAGGAGCATCTAAACATGGAGGCCCAGCTCATGTATGTAAATAGTAACACAAGGCCTCTGAATGAAGAATCATTTTAAAGGAAGACAGAGATGAATTTGATTCAAGGTAACATTTTCATTTCTGATGTAGAATCTTCCAACATGAAAATAATATGTTGAACTTGTTGCTATATTTGCTGATGATGTGTTTTGTTGGCTTCCCTTGCAATTCATTCAGGCTTGAAAATATTCTTTGATTTGGCACTGGAGGCTTAATTAACAAtgttgatatataatatgcttGAAGAGGTAGAGAAGTTTGAGGAGTAGGGGATTGACTGGGATGCAAAAATTGTGGATACTATGTTGTTgccttttccttttccttttcctttttctcttcacATTGTAAATAACAGACAGATGTATATCAATAATTAGTTGTAATGTGTAAATAATAGAATCACCTTGTAACTTGCCTTTCTATTTTCATTCTTCTATTCAAGTTACATTGGTTTCCCCTATCACTACACTGTGGCTTTCAATTGTAATTCTTAAGCAACATATAAAGttgtatattaataataatagagATAACTTATATGCTAAGTGCTCGTAATTTACACTGATGAATAACTTGTATCACATGAGAAGTATAGAAATCCTCATGATGAGAGTTTATAAGGCCTTAACTCTCCAATTATAATAGCTAGTATAAAACATGTCTGTTAACATTGTTTTATGCATCTGTTTCTAGTTCTAAACacatttttttgtatatttactAATGTGTTTGTGTTGTCTTAGGTGTTAAATATTGTTCTAAAGTAATAATTACTCACATTTTAAATGTGTACTACAACTTGCACTCGCTAAGTGGCATATATGATGTGATTATACTTTTATCACGTTTGATTTTCTAATTACAAATTTACTTGCTTGGAGAAAACCTCCTTTCTTGTTCAAACCTTAATTTTGGGTTCCATATAATGAAAATTCAAACTCACACTCCATAAGTGATGATATACAAATGCAAAACATTGATATTTGTATTGCAAATGCTGTCATTTTCAAGAATCACAATTCTTATCACTGTAGATGCTAATTACAATCCTTACTTGGTCAAAAACCTTAACTAGGAATCTACATATTGGTCATGTTCCATATAACCTTGTTACACAATAGACAGCTCAATCAGCCAAGGATGAAGGATCTTGACACTTGGTTTTTCCTCAAATGCAAGTCATTCCCATTCAAGCTTTCCTTGCATGCCAAATTGGCCCTTCTACCTAGTCTTAGGAATATTTTCACTTCACCTCCTAATTGTATTGTTGAAAAAGGATTTAATTATCAGAATTTCCAAACTTGATCACAAGGTAGCTACTTAAAATCTTAATTAgatattcttaaattttaacattttaatcAGTTTCTAATTTCtactctctcttttttctctatAAAGGCAAGCCAACAAACTTATTAACATTAGCATATGAGGCCTAATTTCTCTAATCATTACACCCAAAAAAAAATGTTGTGATTGTAATGATTAGACCCACAAAAATGTTAATGAGATCATAATATTACTTAGTTTAGGTAACCAACAATACTATAGGGTCCAAAAGGCTATTGCAATTAAAAAACAAagatatcttttaaaaaaaacaaaaaaaatgtaaaatgtTCCTTGACCTACACAGTTATACATGAAGTGGttgagcttttttttttttttttggtttagcACTAATGAGTTAGTAGACGTGCAAATAAAGTATTTGGAATCACAACAAACATGCTGAGCTTCTAGACAGTTTTGTGATTCACATGGTCAACCAAGTTCTAAGAACAGAAACTAATCTATTTTGGACATATTACCTTCTGTAACATACTATGTTATGGAGTGCGAAATCAGCACAATTTTTGTCAGTCTTTGATTCTGCTGCAGGTGTCAAACATGAGTGTCTTCAAAGGTTTGAGTCCTTAGCTTGCCTATTCAATCTTACAATACAAGGCCATTaccattattattttttaatttgagtattcaaattatatatagaaCATAAAATCTTATAAggaaataatatttaattatgctTTATCTATTCATAATATgcaaatatgaatttaatttatatgtaCTGTTGGTATAAATTTTATACAATAATAAGATATTAAATTAGTAAATGATTTTAATATGTCTAAAAAGTGAAACATATACCACTATTTAGTTGAATAATAGTATAAAATCATTTAATGACATCTAAAGATActaagtcttttttttttttttcacggtATTTCCTAGTCTGATAGGCTTTGATTAATCCGTCGCAATACTGAGTTTCATTTAAAGATTTGCAGTTGGCCAATAGATTGCTGCATACACAAGACGAGATTGGAACCCCCGACATTTGTTTAAGCGGACTAGTGAATTAACCACTAGACCAACTcaatttagttatccaaagataTTAAGTTAGTAATTCACAATTAAAGAATAATAATGATCCTAAATGTTGTGTACATGGGAATTTTCATTTTCCGGATTTAATTTTTGTCATTATTAATAGTGGCAATCCATCTTATCAATTATAATCACATATTAGTTAGTACATCACCATTGAAGTTGAAATAATGTCAAGAAGCTTTTAAGTTTTATGTATCAACATAAGTATTCACATAACATCTATATGAATTGAAAGGGTACTTGAATCCGTTTATAGAGCTTCTGTTACGTATCTGCCATGTCCAATGCCCTTTTCTTTTCACCTAAGCACTGATATTTTctaattcaaatttcaattcataactttaattttaggTTCCATAAAGATATGTTTCTGCTCTTTTTGTTTACATCTTGTATGCTTCAATTTCCATGTATAGTAGTTTATCCACTTTTATGGATATGTATATTAGAACTATATAGTCTCAAGATATTGATATGTACGAACATGGAGTAATCAGCAAGTGttatttttggataaaaatCAACATTACATTACCagcaaatattattatttttagtcaccaataatttatacttatatttacaaaaaatttattaaaaaaaatatataatttgtacctatatttattaaaatttatgcaaataaattaataaaatttatttattaaaaataatttaatatttatattgatcaaataataacaaaaaatactaaaaattattgGTCACTAAGAGTTTCTCATAAATTACATATAAAAAAGTATTTCAACTTTGtatataactaattaattagtgAATTTGTTTAGTGTCAATAGAATAATAAAGATACAAATATAGATGCACATGATACATATAATTTGATTGATTGTTAAAATACTAATAAAGAAACATAAATAcatttgttattaaaatcaattttatttctattattgTTGGTGAATTGGTGATGAATGTAACCAAGGTAGAAAGTagaatttaaaaacaaaaaaaaaattatattttatatctaaCATTTTAGCAAAATACTAAGTACATAAATTTTGCGTGTCATGTGTCAAAATAtccttttaaaatttgtgtctcattaaattaacaataaatatatattatttatgaacATAGACAGAAATCAAACATAGCTTTTTCCTCCGGCAATGATATTCTTGTGACCTTATAATACAATAAATATTGGataaaccaaaattaattattgaacattttgttctaattttatttcttgACACTATTAACTAATAGAAATTAATTCTATTAAATCTCTCTTATAATGGTTTTAAACGGACTTTCTAAGTAATCTTGAGATCAATTGTAGTATTATAAATTGTGTTCAGAATTTGTGCACGCACGTTTCCTTTTCATTTTATGTATACCCGTTACTTTAATTTAGATTTAGTTTGAAAAGTCTAAAACTAAAAATGTGAACAATAAACTAAGAAACAATGATAAACTTTCTGtcttaaaaaaagaaaatcagtTATTGTAATATTCTTGCATTAATGGTATCAGTCTAAGTTCCAACAACCACCcacaaaaagggaaaaagaaaaaaacttaGCTTATTATCATCAACAAAGCATATATATAAGTAATTATCAGATTTTAGAGCTTAACATAGGGACATAGGTACAGAAATGGTTGGTCGAACGATAAACAAACTCTCTTTTGATAATTTCGAATTTGAATTatataaattgaataattttgtgtaaatataataatagagaCATGTAAACTCGCAGAAACTTGAATTTTTACAAagctaaataataataataataataaaaataaacacaTAATTTGAATAAATATGAATACTAATAATCCGAAGACTTTTATCCatgataataattaaaaaaacagTTCCATTAGAAAACCAACTAAGAATGAAGCCAAttctaactaattaattaaaaaataagtttttcataaaaaaattattatgttaatttttaaaattttaaaattaaaaataaaaaaatttgacttAATTAACTTATATTATAGTTAAATCTGCTAAACTTTTTCTTAAACAAACTATTATTTATAgttatattaaattagttactatttaattatttgtatataaatagatatatttttatttattattaatatatattatatatgaataacttatttaagaattattttttagGATATATATATCATCAGTATATCAGATTTTGATAATCAGACGGCAATTCAAACTATATATAGAGcgaatttttttatagttaacaaaataaaaaaaataaaaaaaatagagagagaTAGGTAGGTTCAGGTGCCACCAGTGTAGTTGATGATGACGATTTTAGACAATCATAGCAAACTATTATGACACTGATGAGTTTTGAAAGTATGCCCCATGCATCCTGCATCACCAATTCTGATGCACAACAACagttttcttttcccttttcttttcttttctttttatttatgtttCTTTTCCAACTACGTCTTTCTTAATGTAGTGTTATTTCTCCTAAGTTTTCGTCCATAACTGGAAAttacttaaaatatgaaaataggGCGGAGTTAGGTAAAATTTTAAGAAGGggataaaaattaattttataataaaaagaaagtaaaataaaatttttaaacggaattaaactaaaatttatatataatttataaaaaaatttaaaaataatacatattgATGATTTAATTACCTATGACAACGAGGTAGATAGTGGCAAATTTTCGTATTATTTCATTTATTCGATTTTGtcttctatcttattttttaCATATAGATCTTATTTCGCTATTATATTCTGCATTGAATAGAAATTTGTCTTGTTTGTTTTATACTGAAATGAAAATTACCTGCTTTGATTGACTAGAGTCGAATTGATTATCCGCAGCAAATACCAATTATACTGTGATTTCTAAatttaataaaagtaaaaatatagcaattatttttctttattttattaagaTCCTTCGTACAATGAGAAATTATTTGCCTTAGATTAATATATTGGATTGTGGATGGATAATGACAATGCACTTTTTCACTTTATAAATTAAAGGATGGATccaaacttttttttaaataaaaaatattatcgtcatttttttttcattgtatGTATGATAGcataaaccaaaaaaaaaaaacttcaaaCGTCTGATAATctaaggaaaaaaaattatatataggaattaaaataaatataaaaggtAAACATAGGAACTAACATTTAATCATAaggaacaaaaataaaatttctaacGCTATAACAAGAATTATAATATAGGGAAAATTGTAAGAAATAGAACTAAAGTTAATTGTAAAATCCAAAAGTATTATTTgaaccaaaataaataaaacatatcCCAAACCACTTTCTTGATTTAGAAATGGGCTAAAATTGTTATATAtggataattttaatataaattacgaacatatttgattattttaatattttatactattatgaGGATGATAATATAAAATGCTATTgacattttataaaaaaaaaatattattttaattatcaaaagaTAAAACATTACTATACAGTTTGTAAAAATAcacaataatatataatacataatttaggtaatttcttaaaaatttactaatcataattatatatatatatatatatatatatatatatatatatatatatatatatatatatatatatataatataaaggTACTCAGAAATGAGGGGCTTTAGGCTTTTCGTACTTTCTTGACCTTAGAATAAGCATCAAGAGTTTCCTATATTTCACTTCAAAGAAATTGTTATGGCTTAATATAACAGCTACCCAATTCTGGCCTATCTATCTTTGTCTATCTACCATAAGAAATCAATGTCCATGACCACCAATGACGTCGATACATTTTTTTTCCCcatcatttttttattcaacaCTAATTAAAAGAGGTCAACATTTTggctaaaaaatttaaatataaaagtaGTATGAGTAATATAACTTAacataataatttttgtattttttaaaattgtggaAAGTATATAAATTAGACCGTAGTTtaaattgtatttaaaaaattaaaaaaatttggggTACTATacctcaaattttttaatatttttaacataaattggacggtccgatttgtgtacctcTCACAAATCGAACGGTCCAATTTCTGTACTTATACAAATCGAACGGTTCGATTTCTATACTTCTAACAAAACAGACGGTCCAATTTCTACTTCTCTAATTAAACGGTTCCACATTTAAGAATAACACTCCAACAAttcacattttaaaaaaaaacaccattatcattctaatattaaaaacaagagtaaagtatcgtttttgtccccaacgtttgggtAAGTCCAAAGTTGTCCCTAGCGTTTCAAtcatcctatttaagtccctaacgagTTAATACTCATTTTGGCCCCTGAAATTGTCGAGCGGCCTCAATTTGGACCCCGAAATTTATAGTTACCCAATTGAAACCCTGAAATATTGAATCGTGACCCACGTTTGCCCTCGTCGCTATCTCCGTTAACGAAACGCTGATGTGGCACGTTAAATTGACACGTAGGAAAGCataaaacgacgccgttttatGTTCCCTCCCAGTTTTAACTCAATGTGACGTCGTTTAAGGGCTTTATTGGGTTAAAAAAGTTGGGCCAACGTGTAGATGAAGACACAGACGTAGATTGacccttcttcttccttctctttgtcttctattcttcttctccaCGTTGTTGTTCTTCTCCATTGCTTGACTGTGATGAAGGAGAATCAGAGTAACATTGTTGGTGCATTGGACTGCTGGGTGAGGTTGCTGAGAAACTAACATGGGCGCAGAAAGAAACGAAGAAGATCAGGTTAGGAAGTggagttttattttttttttttcacaaatttcttAATACTCTATTTTTGGCTTTTGTTTAGGTTTTTGTATTGCATTGTTATTGTCGAAGCAAGGTGCTGGTTATATTTAGGGCATTGAAAATTGTTGCATGTGAATGATGCTAGGGTTTTTTTTCCTTGATGAAGAAGAGAatgttgattttattttttgctgTCTGTGAAAAAATGTTATCATGTGTGTGTTATTgcttgtatttaaaaaaattgttgttTTAAAATGAAGGATGACCTATTGTCCTGTTTGGATTTTACTGTCAGTTAAGTCAGTATgctttgttttttaaaattattgttgagatttttgttattttgcaATGTAGATGGATGATGATATAACAATTGTCATCCACCATGGAGGAAGTTTTGAGACAAAAGAAGATGGAGAAGTTGTGTATATTGGAGACCAAATTGAACAGTTATTTGGACTAGAGGAAGATACATTGGACGTGTTCTCAATAAGAAATTATTACAAGGTTCTAGGATATGACAACTTGAAGGAGTGTTTGTTacttagattattttttttatttgtatttttttatataatggGAGTACATAACCCTTATATACTATGTACTACTATGTACTCTTTATGTACTCccattatataaaaaaatacaaataaaaaaaaataatctaagtAACAGTGTTGGTGGCTAGCTCCTGGAAGGCCCTTGAAGACTGGATTGAGAGCACTGTCACATGACAAGGAGCTCTTAGAGATGTGCTTTCACGCAAAGAATAATGAAGATGTAGTGCATGTATACATTGAGCATGGAAATTCTGAACATGAAGGTGATGAGGTTCCACAGCTGGTCCCTATGACCCCCAATACAAAAATCATGGTATCTGACACCACCTCAAATCCATCCTCATGTATTCCAAATACAGCCCTTGAACAAAATACAATTACATTCTCTGAAGCAAACTCTGTACCCCAGGCCAATTGCAAAAAACAAAGTGAAGCTGCAACACCACATTGGCAGGTTACCTCCTATTCAGAGGAGCAGACTAGAGAAGATAAGGAAGGAGTCACAAATGTTGCCACTTCTTCAACAACTGGTGTTGCCACTTCTGCAGCAACTAATGTTGCTACTTCTGCTGCCCCAACAAATGTGTGTGTGTCCAAATACTTGGCTATTTTGTTAAAGAATTTCTGGATGTATTTTGTTAATGACTTTCTGGATATTTGTTTAGTTGTTGGCAAGGAATGCTTTTGGATATTCACTAAATGTAGACACCTTATTTCAGGTTTATGAATGGTACCAATATCTTTAATATTTAGCTTTCCTTTCTTACTATTGCAATATGACATATGTACCAGAGGAGCTAAAACCATGTTTCTTTTTTATGAAAATCTGAATACAATACTTTCATTCACCCTCAGAGTACACACCTTCAGGTCCACacttttaatcaaaatttaatcaTACTTACACCATACATAACAATCAGAAACA is a window encoding:
- the LOC130944375 gene encoding autophagy-related protein 18f, translating into MGMRSDSQKQQVLHQGVGGGGGAAVGRTNGFIPSSFRAISSYLRIVSSGASTVARSAASVASSIVDRDDDADHDQVIWAGFDKLESKGGILQQVLLLGYRSGFQVWHVDESNNVRDVVSRHDGPVSFMQMVPNPIASKRSEDKFANSRPLLVVCTDGFFASGTNVQDGSNAPYNGGTSNSHDQMNGNYLPTTVQFYSMKSHAYVHVLKFRSVVYSVRCSSRVIAVAQSTQIHCFDATSLEREYTLLTNPIVMSCPGSGSIGYGPLAVGPRWLAYSGSPVVVSASGHVSPQQLTHSSSLPGYSSNGSLIAHYARESSKQLASGIVTLGDIGYKKLSRYYSDNNGSLQSVNSGPKGNGIINGHSTDADNIGMVIVRDIVTKNVITQFRAHKSPISALCFDPSGTILVTASVQGHNINVFKIVPRHENSSVSDAGLSYVHLYRLQRGFTNAVIQDISFSNDSKWIMISSSRGTSHLFAINPQGGYVDIQSYDDNPMPKNNGMGVMTNQAMRRSHSSVVPQQQSLIASGPPITLSVVSRIRNGANGWRGAVSGAAAAAAGRKSLLSGAIASSFRNALYVDGNHSKAKNHLLVFSPTGSMIQYALRTINGQDSTIVSGITPAYESIPQTEARLVVEAIHKWNICQRHSRREDNVDIYGESGISDSNKIYPEEVKADNLVSPKVKNGVKKMNLSLEEQHHLYISEAELQMHPAQRPLWANPEIYFHSISKESAIMNEAASSGGEFEIEKLPSRMIESRSKDLIPIFDYIQTPRVQQTRTTATDNKTNEQLSRQTSSLSNNGRISPGAVLGSPEYVTDSVGDVAEFKSESEGTEWDAHFALPEMGGFVNSNDTVKPNTQHEIVNNIKEHLNMEAQLMYVNSNTRPLNEESF